The following nucleotide sequence is from Emys orbicularis isolate rEmyOrb1 chromosome 21, rEmyOrb1.hap1, whole genome shotgun sequence.
CTCCCtaaaagtggggtggggggcactggcgaCTGGACCAtgacccagctctgctccaaggCTCAGCCCGGCTCGGCCTCCTCCCCCTGAGGCTCCACTGCAGGTTCTGCTCCCGCTTGGCCCCCTCCACCCTCGGGGGATGGGGCAAAGAGGCATGGGCCTGGGGGTccttgggggaagagacagagtgagggcaggacctcggggggaagaggcggagcgggggcgggaagaggagcAGTGTGGGCGGGGCCAAGGGGGGAAGAGGCGGCGTGGGGGCTAGAAGAGGAGCCGTGTGGGCGGAGCCACGGGGgaaagaggcggagtgagggcggaacctcagggggaagaggagcagcatgggcggggccatgggggaagaggcggagtgggggctggaagaggagcagtgtgggcggggccaaggggagaagaggctgagtgggggcggggccatggagggaagaggcggagtgagggcggaacctcagggggaagaggagcagcatggGCGGGGCCAAGGGGAGAAGAGgccgagtgggggcggggccatgggagAAGAGgccgagtgggggcggggcctcagggcggagcaTGGGAGCCTTTTCAGCGGCGGCGCTCCAAAGGGGGCAGGCTGGCGTGCCTCCAGAGGGAGGCGCACCACGTCCTCTTTGGGGGAGGcttagcccccaccccccaggcctcttatacccaccacccatggtctagtgcaggggttctcaaacttcactgcaccgtgaccaccttctgacaacaaaaattacttcacaacCCCAGGatggggggaccgaagcctgagcctgcccgagccccactgctccgGGTTggtggggccaaagcccaagccccactgctctgggaaGGGGGGCCAAAGttgaagctcaagggctttagccccaggcagggggcctgcgacctgagccctgcagcccagggctgaagccctcgagcttcggcttcggcttcggccccgggccccagcaagtctaagccagccctggcgaccccattcaaAGAGGgtcgcaacccacagtttgagaaccgctggtctagtgGGTTAAagtgagggggctgggagccaggactcctgggttcttcttcCATCTGCTCTGTCCCTAGCCCGGGGGGGCCGCAAGGCAGGGTGTCATACTCCCCCTAGGGAGCGGTGACAGTCTTACAAGACCCTCTAGGTATAAAAGAGGCTCCGGGAGTCCCGAGGGGGGCCAATCCCGTGGGCCATCAACCCACGTCActtccctggcagagggctgtTGCGGCTGGCCAGCTCTAGCCTATTGGACGGCGTGAGTCCGGAGGCGGAGAACTTGCCCGGGGcggaggtgggcagggggtgccAGGCGCAGGAGAAGGCGGCCGTGAAGGCCTGGCGGAAGGAGCGCATGCGGAAGACGTACACCACGGGGTTGATGGCGGAGTTGGCGTGGGACAGGACAATGGTCGCCAGCACCAACGGGCTGGGGACGGGGCAGCCGGGGCAGACGAGCTGGAGGGTGTTGATGACGTGGAggggcagccagcagagggcgAAGCAGAAGAGGACGATAAAGAGCGAGGTGGCCAGCCTCAGCTCCTTGTGCAGGACGCGGCGGCGCCGGGCCTGCCGGCTCACGTCCACCTCCCGCTCGGCCACCTTGCGGATCTGCCGCTTGGCCTCCAGGAAGATGCGGCCGTAGAGGACCAGCATGGCGGCCAGCGGCACCAGCATGCAGGCCACGAAGTTGAAATAGACCTCGTAGGTGTCCTCGATGAAGGCATTGAAGGTGCACTGGCCGTCGGGCGGGAAGGGTTTATGCCAGCCCATGAGGGGCAGCGCCCCGATGAAGGTGGCCAGCACCCAGCTGCCCAGGATGACCAGGAGCGAGTTCTGGGGGCTCATGAGGGATGGATACTGGAAGGGCTTGAGGATGGAGATGTACCGCTCCACCGCGATGGCCAACAGGCCGAGGACCGAGGCCTGCGTGAAGATCAGCAGTGTGCAGAGCATCAGCAAGCACAGAGTCGGCTGGCCCCGCGGCAGCCCCGCGTCCACCATCTGGGCGCAGGGAATGGCCACGGCCCCCACCAGGACGTCGGCCGCCGCCAGCGAGACCAGGAAGTGGTTGGTCACCACGGCGCGCAGCTTCCTGTCGCGCAGGATGACGGTGCAGATGAAGAGGTTGCCCGCGACGGACAGCACCGCCGTGGCGGTCTCTGTCAGGAAGTAGGGCACGTCCAGGCTGGGTGAGCTCCCGTTCGACGCCCCCGGGCAGGGTGGGGAGTGGATGGGCGGGAAGGACGAGTTGGGGAAGGCGTTCGTGGCAGGTGGGATGCTGGCCATGTTAATCCAGGCGCCTTGCTGGGCCGTCAGCGCTCCCGCATCTCCACACTCCGTCGACACCGCTGCACGGAGGGAAACCAGAGCTCAGCGTACGGCCAACCCGCTCTAGGGGGTTGAACTACGGTCTGCTCATCTGTTTGGTGAGGGGGCAGTTGGGAGGGGGTCAGTGGCCTGTGATCTGCAGGTCAGACCGGAGGATCTGGTGGGCCTCTGTGATCTGGGGGAGAGACCCCGAGAATGCCCCGTTCCCCTGCTCCTGAGGGCTAAGACACTGGGACCTGGCCC
It contains:
- the LOC135892986 gene encoding adenosine receptor A1-like, producing the protein MPCGSRDGHAASTAVSTECGDAGALTAQQGAWINMASIPPATNAFPNSSFPPIHSPPCPGASNGSSPSLDVPYFLTETATAVLSVAGNLFICTVILRDRKLRAVVTNHFLVSLAAADVLVGAVAIPCAQMVDAGLPRGQPTLCLLMLCTLLIFTQASVLGLLAIAVERYISILKPFQYPSLMSPQNSLLVILGSWVLATFIGALPLMGWHKPFPPDGQCTFNAFIEDTYEVYFNFVACMLVPLAAMLVLYGRIFLEAKRQIRKVAEREVDVSRQARRRRVLHKELRLATSLFIVLFCFALCWLPLHVINTLQLVCPGCPVPSPLVLATIVLSHANSAINPVVYVFRMRSFRQAFTAAFSCAWHPLPTSAPGKFSASGLTPSNRLELASRNSPLPGK